The window CGTTCAAGGGCTCGGTCTTCCTGCTCGCGCTGGTCACCTGCGCCTCGATGATGCCGGTCGAGAAGCTGCCGCCGGCCTCGTGGCCGACGGCGCTGTCGCTGGGTTTCATCTCCGCCGTGTTCGACAACATCCCGCTCACCGCGCTGGCGCTCAAGCAGGGCGGCTACGACTGGGGTGTTCTCGCCTACGCCGTCGGCTTCGGCGGCTCCATGCTATGGTTCGGCTCCTCGGCCGGCGTCGCTATATCGAACCTTTTCCCCGAAGCGAAGTCTGTCGGCCAGTGGCTGCGCCACGGCTGGATGATTCCCGTCGGCTATGTGGCCGGCTTCTTCATCCTGCTGGCCGTCCTCGGCTGGGAGCCGCACGAGCCCCACAAGGAAGCGCCGGCCCCGGCCCTTGCCCAGCACAACCCATCCATTGATCGGAGCACACCATGAAAACAATGCTTGCACTGACCGCGTCCTTTGCGCTATTCGCCGTCACCCCGGCGTTTGCACAGCCCGCCCCCGTCAATCTCGGCGCAGACCCGGCCATTGCCATCGCGGGCCGCGACCTTCAGCCTTCCGATTCGCGCGTCGCCCAGGCGCGCGAATGGTTGAAGAAGGTCGCCGCCGCGACCGGCGAAACCGAGGAGCAGGTGGCCGCGAGCTGCATGAAGCTCGTCAAGTTCATGCTCGACAGCGTGCGCGTGCGCGCGCTGCCCGCCGAGGTGCTCGATGGGCTTGCGCTCCAGGCCGCCCCCGGCAAGCCGCTCTCCGAACTGACCTCCGGCTACTATGCGGCGCGCCGTGCCGCCCCCGGCAAGACCCATGCCGAGGCGATGGCCGTGCTGGCCGCGAAAAAATAGGAACTTGCGAATTCGGCTCGCATCTCCATCTTTCGCGAGCAGAATCGTTACCATGGATTTTTGGGAGCCTCTCCGATGAAACGCGCCTTCCTCCTCATCGCCACCAACCTCGCCGTAATGGTGGTGCTGTCCATCGCTGTTCAGGTGCTCGGCGTGAACCGCTATCTCGCGGCGAACGGGCTGGACCTCGGCATGCTGCTGATTTTCTCCGCCATCCTGGGCTTCGGCGGCGCGTTCATCTCGCTGCTGATGTCCAAGACCATGGCGAAGTGGACCACTGGCGCGCATGTGATCGGAACGCCGACGAACAGCACCGAGTACTGGCTCGTCGACACCGTCGGCCGGCTTGCGCGCGACGCCGGGCTGGCTATGCCGGAGGTGGCCATCTACGAGGGCGCGCCCAACGCATTCGCCACCGGCGCGACGAAGAACGCCTCCCTGGTCGCCGTCTCCACGGGCCTGCTCCAGGGCATGACCCGCGAGGAGGCCGAGGCGGTGCTGGCCCACGAGGTATCCCACGTCGCCAACGGCGACATGGTGACGCTGACCCTGATCCAGGGGGTTGTGAACACCTTCGTCTATTTCCTCTCGCGCGTGGTCGGCTTCCTCGTCGACAGCTTCCTGCGCCGCGGCGGCGACCGGAACTCCGGCCCCGGCGTCGGCTACATGATCACCGTGGTCGTCTGCGACATCGTCTTCGGCATCCTCGCCAGCATGATCGTCGCCTGGTTCTCGCGCCGGCGCGAATTCCGCGCCGATGCCGGTGCCGCCCGCCTGATGCGCACCCCGCAGCCGATGATCAGCGCGCTCGCCCGGCTGGGCGGCCTGCATACCGAGCCGCTGCCATCGAACATGGCCAGCAGCGGCATCGCGGGCAAGGGTGGCGTGATGAGCCTGTTCGCTACCCATCCGAGCATCGAGGAACGCATCGAAGCACTGCGCCGGTGAAAGGCATCATCCTCTTCGGCCACGGCTCGCGCACGGCGGACTATATCCGGCCCTTCGAGCGCATTCGCGACGCCATGGCCGCACAGCGGCCGGAAGCCGTGGTGGAATTGGGCTTCCTCGAACTGACCCGGCCGACGCTCGACGAATCCATCGACAGCCTGGTCGGGCGGGGCGTCACCGGGATCGTCGTCGTGCCGGTGTTCATCGGCGCCGGCCGGCACGTGCTCAAAGACCTGCCGCAACTGGCCGCCAACGCCATGGACCGGCATCCCGACCTGGAAATCATCCTCGCCGCTCCGGTGGGCGAGGCGCCAGAAGTGGTGGCCGCAATGGCCGCCTATGCGCTGGATGCCGACGGCTGATCGGCGGCTGGAATGCGGGCGATGGACGGCCGGATTTAACGCTTGCCGTTTAATGTTTATCGTTATATCCTGTCGCCATGATCCGGTCGTTCAAGTGCAAGGACACCGAAGCTCTGTTTGCCGGAGAGCGTTGCCATCGCCGCTGGCAGTCTTTCCGTGCCGCGGCTGAACGAAAGCTCCAGATGGTGCATCGGGCCGTGCGGCTGGATGACCTGCGCATCCCGCCGCAGAACCGGTTGGAGGCGCTCAGGGGCGACCGGAAAGGGCAGAGGAGCATCCGCATCAACGACCAGTGGCGCGTGTGCTTCGTCTGGGACGAGGGTCAGGTGTTCGATGTGGAGATCGTGGATTACCACTGAGCCCACCCCGAAAAACTCGCTCCGTTCGTTTCTCCCCTCAAGGGGCAGAAGCACTCGGGGCGGCTCTTCGTGTTTCTTGAAAGGAGGCAACATGAGCGAAGTCCGTAACGGCATGCGGCCGATTCATCCGGGCGAGATTCTGCGCGAGGAATTCCTCGTGCCGTTGAACCTGTCGGCCAATGCGCTGGCGATTTCAGTGGGGGTGCCGGCGCCACGCATCAACGACGTTGTTCGCGAGCGGCGTGGGATCACCGCCGACACGGCGCTGCGGCTGGCCCGCTATTTCGGCACCAGTGCCGAGTTCTGGATGGGCTTGCAAGCCGACCATGACCTGCGGCTTGCGGAGCGTACCGCCAACGACGCGCTCGCCAGAATCCGGCGCATGGAGCATGCGACGGTCTGAAGGCCGCTGCCTGCACATGGAAGATGGGACTTGAAATACACTGCAATATCAGCATTTACTGATAGACCATGAAAACACCGATTTCCCCTCCGGCCCGTGCGGCCATCGCGCTCCTTTGGGCGGCCTTGCTGGCGCCCGCCATGGCGCAACCCCCCCAGACCGTCACCCTGGAAGCCCGTGAGATCGACCTGACCTACCCGGCCGAAGCGGTGGTGGAAGCCGTCCGGCAGGCGACTGTCGCCGCGCAGGTGGCGGGCCGCGTCATCGAGGTGCGGGCCGACGCCGGCCAGCGGGTGAAGAAGGGCGAAGTGCTGATGCGCATCGACACCCGCGAGGCGGCCGAGGCTGCGGCGGGCACGCAGGCGCAGCTGATCCAGGCGAAGGCGAACTACGAGCGGACGAAAAACCTCCACGCCCGGAAGTTCGTGAGCGGCGCCGCGCTCGACAAGGCGGAGGCCGACTTCAAGGCGGCCCAGGCGATTGCCGGGGCCAGCGGCGCGACGCTTTCCCACGGCACGGTGACGGCGCCGATGGCGGGCATCGTCGCCCAGCGGCAGACGGAGCTGGGCGAGATGGCGCAGCCGGGCCGACCGCTCGTCACCGTTTACGACCCGAAGGGCCTGCGCGTGATCGCCAGCATTCCGCAGTACAAGCTGGCCGAGGTCCGCAAGTCGGGCAAGGCGAAGCTGGAGTTTCCCGAGGCCGGCCTGTGGATCGACGCCGCGCGGGTCGAGATCCTGCCGACCGCCGACGCGAAGAGCCACACCGTGACGGCGCGGCTCTACCTTCCCGACACGGTCGAGGGCATCTTTCCCGGCATGGCGGCGCGCGCCCATTTCGTCGCGGGAACGGGCCGGAAGCTGACTGTGCCGCCCAAGGCGGTGATCCGCCGCGGCGAGGTGACGGGCGTCTATGTCATCGGCGCCGACAACGCGCCGCGCCTGCGCCAGGTGCGCCTGGGCGAGACGCTCGGCAACGGCGAGCTCGAAGTGCTGGCCGGGCTGGCGGCGGGCGACCGGGTGAGCCTGGAACCGATCCAGGCCGGCATCCAGCTCAAGCAGGTGAAGTAACCGATGGGCATCTCGGGCCGCATCGCGGAGTACTTCCTCCGCAACTCCCTGACGCCGCTGATCGCGCTGATCGCGATGCTGCTGGGCGTGTTCGCCACGCTGGTCACCCCGCGCGAGGAAGAGCCGCAGATCAACGTCACCATGGCCAACGTATTCGTGCCCTTCCCCGGCGCGTCGGCCCGCGACGTCGAGGCGCTGGTGGCGCGGCCGGCGGAACAGGTGCTGTCGCGCATCGCCGGCATCGAGCATGTCTATTCGGTGTCGCGGCCGGGCATGGCGGTCATCACGGTGCAGTACGAGGTCGGCGAGGACCCGATCCAGGCGCTGGTGCGGCTCTACGACACCATCAATTCCCACAAGGACTGGATCTCGCCGAACCTGGGCGTCGGCGAGCCCGTCGTCAAGCCCAAGGGCATCGACGACGTGCCCATCGTCACGCTCACCTTCTGGAGCGCCGACCCCGGCAAGGCCGCATTCGAGATGCAGCAGGTGGCGCGCGCCGCCGAGATCGACCTGAAGCGCATCCCCGGCACGCGCGACGTGACGACGATCGGCGGCCCCGGCCACGTGATCCGCGTTGCCATGGACGCCGACCGCATGAACGCCCATGGCGTCACGGCGCAGGACCTGAAGAGCGCGCTCCAGGTGTCCAACGCATCGCAGCCGGCCGGCTCGCTGGTGTCGGATAACCGGGAAATCCTGGTGCAGACGGGCACCTACATCGAGACCGCCGCCGACGTGAACAGGCTCGTGGTCGGCGTGCATGACAGGAAGCCCGTGTTCATGGCCGACGTGGCGACCGTCATCGACGGCGCCGACCAGCCCTCCCGCTACGTCTGGCATGGCACCAAAGACGGCGAGCTGCCCGCGGTTACGCTCTCGGTGTCGAAGAAGCCGGGCGTCAACGCCGCCGACGTGGCCGAGCGGGTCATCGCCCGCGCCCATGCGCTGAAGGGCACGGTCATTCCCGACGGCGTCGAATTCACCGTCACCCGCAACTACGGCGCGACGGCCACCGAAAAGGCGCAGAAGCTCATCGGCAAGCTCGTGTTCGCCACGGCCTTC is drawn from Candidatus Nitricoxidivorans perseverans and contains these coding sequences:
- the htpX gene encoding protease HtpX; protein product: MKRAFLLIATNLAVMVVLSIAVQVLGVNRYLAANGLDLGMLLIFSAILGFGGAFISLLMSKTMAKWTTGAHVIGTPTNSTEYWLVDTVGRLARDAGLAMPEVAIYEGAPNAFATGATKNASLVAVSTGLLQGMTREEAEAVLAHEVSHVANGDMVTLTLIQGVVNTFVYFLSRVVGFLVDSFLRRGGDRNSGPGVGYMITVVVCDIVFGILASMIVAWFSRRREFRADAGAARLMRTPQPMISALARLGGLHTEPLPSNMASSGIAGKGGVMSLFATHPSIEERIEALRR
- a CDS encoding CbiX/SirB N-terminal domain-containing protein, producing the protein MKGIILFGHGSRTADYIRPFERIRDAMAAQRPEAVVELGFLELTRPTLDESIDSLVGRGVTGIVVVPVFIGAGRHVLKDLPQLAANAMDRHPDLEIILAAPVGEAPEVVAAMAAYALDADG
- a CDS encoding type II toxin-antitoxin system RelE/ParE family toxin, with the protein product MIRSFKCKDTEALFAGERCHRRWQSFRAAAERKLQMVHRAVRLDDLRIPPQNRLEALRGDRKGQRSIRINDQWRVCFVWDEGQVFDVEIVDYH
- a CDS encoding HigA family addiction module antitoxin produces the protein MSEVRNGMRPIHPGEILREEFLVPLNLSANALAISVGVPAPRINDVVRERRGITADTALRLARYFGTSAEFWMGLQADHDLRLAERTANDALARIRRMEHATV
- a CDS encoding efflux RND transporter periplasmic adaptor subunit, with the protein product MKTPISPPARAAIALLWAALLAPAMAQPPQTVTLEAREIDLTYPAEAVVEAVRQATVAAQVAGRVIEVRADAGQRVKKGEVLMRIDTREAAEAAAGTQAQLIQAKANYERTKNLHARKFVSGAALDKAEADFKAAQAIAGASGATLSHGTVTAPMAGIVAQRQTELGEMAQPGRPLVTVYDPKGLRVIASIPQYKLAEVRKSGKAKLEFPEAGLWIDAARVEILPTADAKSHTVTARLYLPDTVEGIFPGMAARAHFVAGTGRKLTVPPKAVIRRGEVTGVYVIGADNAPRLRQVRLGETLGNGELEVLAGLAAGDRVSLEPIQAGIQLKQVK